In the Rhinoderma darwinii isolate aRhiDar2 chromosome 13, aRhiDar2.hap1, whole genome shotgun sequence genome, one interval contains:
- the LOC142665702 gene encoding tumor protein D54-like isoform X3: protein MDPGGQDINLNSPNKGLLSDSMTDVPVGPAGTRMPADAAGGALPEGLTEAEAEELRSELFKVEEEILTLRQVLAAKERHSAELKRKLGQTPLNQLKLNLSKSLHDVQMSTAYVKTSEKLGEWNDKVTQSDVYKKTQETLSTAGQKTTAALSTMGTAISRKLGDMSSYSIRHSISMPAMRNSSTFKSFEERVVNIKPRGSTDGEENGSQNLHSPDNKSQDSAPF, encoded by the exons ATGGATCCAGGCGGGCAGG ACATCAACCTTAACTCTCCCAACAAAGGTTTGCTGTCAGACTCCATGACGGACGTCCCGGTGGGTCCAGCAGGAACACGGATGCCCGCTGACGCTGCAGGAGGAGCGCTGCCGGAGGGCCTGACCGAGGCCGAAGCGGAGGAACTGCGCAGTGAACTGTTTAAG GTAGAGGAGGAGATTCTTACCCTGCGTCAGGTTCTGGCCGCCAAGGAGCGTCATTCAGCAGAGCTAAAGAGAAAGCTGGGACAGACCCCTCTAAACCAACTCAAGCTCAACCTCTCGAAGAGTCTGCACGACGTCCAAATGTCCACTGC TTACGTTAAAACCTCAGAGAAACTTGGCGAGTGGAACGACAAAGTGACGCAGTCTGATGT CTACAAGAAGACTCAAGAGACTCTCTCTACTGCCGGGCAGAAAACCACTGCCGCTCTGTCCACGATGGGCACCGCCATCTCCAGGAAACTGGGGGACATGAG CAGTTATTCAATCCGCCACTCCATAAGCATGCCGGCGATGAG gaactCGTCCACCTTCAAATCCTTTGAAGAACGCGTGGTGAATATAAAG cCCAGGGGATCTACAGACGGGGAAGAAAATGGCAGCCAGAATTTGCACTCTCCAGACAATAAATCACAAGATTCGGCCCCGTTCTAG
- the LOC142665702 gene encoding tumor protein D54-like isoform X1 gives MDPGGQDINLNSPNKGLLSDSMTDVPVGPAGTRMPADAAGGALPEGLTEAEAEELRSELFKVEEEILTLRQVLAAKERHSAELKRKLGQTPLNQLKLNLSKSLHDVQMSTAYVKTSEKLGEWNDKVTQSDVYKKTQETLSTAGQKTTAALSTMGTAISRKLGDMRALPFSQSFSSYSIRHSISMPAMRNSSTFKSFEERVVNIKPRGSTDGEENGSQNLHSPDNKSQDSAPF, from the exons ATGGATCCAGGCGGGCAGG ACATCAACCTTAACTCTCCCAACAAAGGTTTGCTGTCAGACTCCATGACGGACGTCCCGGTGGGTCCAGCAGGAACACGGATGCCCGCTGACGCTGCAGGAGGAGCGCTGCCGGAGGGCCTGACCGAGGCCGAAGCGGAGGAACTGCGCAGTGAACTGTTTAAG GTAGAGGAGGAGATTCTTACCCTGCGTCAGGTTCTGGCCGCCAAGGAGCGTCATTCAGCAGAGCTAAAGAGAAAGCTGGGACAGACCCCTCTAAACCAACTCAAGCTCAACCTCTCGAAGAGTCTGCACGACGTCCAAATGTCCACTGC TTACGTTAAAACCTCAGAGAAACTTGGCGAGTGGAACGACAAAGTGACGCAGTCTGATGT CTACAAGAAGACTCAAGAGACTCTCTCTACTGCCGGGCAGAAAACCACTGCCGCTCTGTCCACGATGGGCACCGCCATCTCCAGGAAACTGGGGGACATGAG GGCTCTCCCTTTCTCTCAGTCTTTTAG CAGTTATTCAATCCGCCACTCCATAAGCATGCCGGCGATGAG gaactCGTCCACCTTCAAATCCTTTGAAGAACGCGTGGTGAATATAAAG cCCAGGGGATCTACAGACGGGGAAGAAAATGGCAGCCAGAATTTGCACTCTCCAGACAATAAATCACAAGATTCGGCCCCGTTCTAG
- the LOC142665702 gene encoding tumor protein D54-like isoform X5, translating to MDPGGQDINLNSPNKGLLSDSMTDVPVGPAGTRMPADAAGGALPEGLTEAEAEELRSELFKVEEEILTLRQVLAAKERHSAELKRKLGQTPLNQLKLNLSKSLHDVQMSTAYVKTSEKLGEWNDKVTQSDVYKKTQETLSTAGQKTTAALSTMGTAISRKLGDMRNSSTFKSFEERVVNIKPRGSTDGEENGSQNLHSPDNKSQDSAPF from the exons ATGGATCCAGGCGGGCAGG ACATCAACCTTAACTCTCCCAACAAAGGTTTGCTGTCAGACTCCATGACGGACGTCCCGGTGGGTCCAGCAGGAACACGGATGCCCGCTGACGCTGCAGGAGGAGCGCTGCCGGAGGGCCTGACCGAGGCCGAAGCGGAGGAACTGCGCAGTGAACTGTTTAAG GTAGAGGAGGAGATTCTTACCCTGCGTCAGGTTCTGGCCGCCAAGGAGCGTCATTCAGCAGAGCTAAAGAGAAAGCTGGGACAGACCCCTCTAAACCAACTCAAGCTCAACCTCTCGAAGAGTCTGCACGACGTCCAAATGTCCACTGC TTACGTTAAAACCTCAGAGAAACTTGGCGAGTGGAACGACAAAGTGACGCAGTCTGATGT CTACAAGAAGACTCAAGAGACTCTCTCTACTGCCGGGCAGAAAACCACTGCCGCTCTGTCCACGATGGGCACCGCCATCTCCAGGAAACTGGGGGACATGAG gaactCGTCCACCTTCAAATCCTTTGAAGAACGCGTGGTGAATATAAAG cCCAGGGGATCTACAGACGGGGAAGAAAATGGCAGCCAGAATTTGCACTCTCCAGACAATAAATCACAAGATTCGGCCCCGTTCTAG
- the LOC142665702 gene encoding tumor protein D54-like isoform X6 has product MDPGGQDINLNSPNKGLLSDSMTDVPVGPAGTRMPADAAGGALPEGLTEAEAEELRSELFKVEEEILTLRQVLAAKERHSAELKRKLGQTPLNQLKLNLSKSLHDVQMSTAYKKTQETLSTAGQKTTAALSTMGTAISRKLGDMSSYSIRHSISMPAMRNSSTFKSFEERVVNIKPRGSTDGEENGSQNLHSPDNKSQDSAPF; this is encoded by the exons ATGGATCCAGGCGGGCAGG ACATCAACCTTAACTCTCCCAACAAAGGTTTGCTGTCAGACTCCATGACGGACGTCCCGGTGGGTCCAGCAGGAACACGGATGCCCGCTGACGCTGCAGGAGGAGCGCTGCCGGAGGGCCTGACCGAGGCCGAAGCGGAGGAACTGCGCAGTGAACTGTTTAAG GTAGAGGAGGAGATTCTTACCCTGCGTCAGGTTCTGGCCGCCAAGGAGCGTCATTCAGCAGAGCTAAAGAGAAAGCTGGGACAGACCCCTCTAAACCAACTCAAGCTCAACCTCTCGAAGAGTCTGCACGACGTCCAAATGTCCACTGC CTACAAGAAGACTCAAGAGACTCTCTCTACTGCCGGGCAGAAAACCACTGCCGCTCTGTCCACGATGGGCACCGCCATCTCCAGGAAACTGGGGGACATGAG CAGTTATTCAATCCGCCACTCCATAAGCATGCCGGCGATGAG gaactCGTCCACCTTCAAATCCTTTGAAGAACGCGTGGTGAATATAAAG cCCAGGGGATCTACAGACGGGGAAGAAAATGGCAGCCAGAATTTGCACTCTCCAGACAATAAATCACAAGATTCGGCCCCGTTCTAG
- the LOC142665702 gene encoding tumor protein D54-like isoform X7: protein MDPGGQDINLNSPNKGLLSDSMTDVPVGPAGTRMPADAAGGALPEGLTEAEAEELRSELFKVEEEILTLRQVLAAKERHSAELKRKLGQTPLNQLKLNLSKSLHDVQMSTAYKKTQETLSTAGQKTTAALSTMGTAISRKLGDMRNSSTFKSFEERVVNIKPRGSTDGEENGSQNLHSPDNKSQDSAPF, encoded by the exons ATGGATCCAGGCGGGCAGG ACATCAACCTTAACTCTCCCAACAAAGGTTTGCTGTCAGACTCCATGACGGACGTCCCGGTGGGTCCAGCAGGAACACGGATGCCCGCTGACGCTGCAGGAGGAGCGCTGCCGGAGGGCCTGACCGAGGCCGAAGCGGAGGAACTGCGCAGTGAACTGTTTAAG GTAGAGGAGGAGATTCTTACCCTGCGTCAGGTTCTGGCCGCCAAGGAGCGTCATTCAGCAGAGCTAAAGAGAAAGCTGGGACAGACCCCTCTAAACCAACTCAAGCTCAACCTCTCGAAGAGTCTGCACGACGTCCAAATGTCCACTGC CTACAAGAAGACTCAAGAGACTCTCTCTACTGCCGGGCAGAAAACCACTGCCGCTCTGTCCACGATGGGCACCGCCATCTCCAGGAAACTGGGGGACATGAG gaactCGTCCACCTTCAAATCCTTTGAAGAACGCGTGGTGAATATAAAG cCCAGGGGATCTACAGACGGGGAAGAAAATGGCAGCCAGAATTTGCACTCTCCAGACAATAAATCACAAGATTCGGCCCCGTTCTAG
- the LOC142665702 gene encoding tumor protein D54-like isoform X2, with protein MDPGGQGLLSDSMTDVPVGPAGTRMPADAAGGALPEGLTEAEAEELRSELFKVEEEILTLRQVLAAKERHSAELKRKLGQTPLNQLKLNLSKSLHDVQMSTAYVKTSEKLGEWNDKVTQSDVYKKTQETLSTAGQKTTAALSTMGTAISRKLGDMRALPFSQSFSSYSIRHSISMPAMRNSSTFKSFEERVVNIKPRGSTDGEENGSQNLHSPDNKSQDSAPF; from the exons ATGGATCCAGGCGGGCAGG GTTTGCTGTCAGACTCCATGACGGACGTCCCGGTGGGTCCAGCAGGAACACGGATGCCCGCTGACGCTGCAGGAGGAGCGCTGCCGGAGGGCCTGACCGAGGCCGAAGCGGAGGAACTGCGCAGTGAACTGTTTAAG GTAGAGGAGGAGATTCTTACCCTGCGTCAGGTTCTGGCCGCCAAGGAGCGTCATTCAGCAGAGCTAAAGAGAAAGCTGGGACAGACCCCTCTAAACCAACTCAAGCTCAACCTCTCGAAGAGTCTGCACGACGTCCAAATGTCCACTGC TTACGTTAAAACCTCAGAGAAACTTGGCGAGTGGAACGACAAAGTGACGCAGTCTGATGT CTACAAGAAGACTCAAGAGACTCTCTCTACTGCCGGGCAGAAAACCACTGCCGCTCTGTCCACGATGGGCACCGCCATCTCCAGGAAACTGGGGGACATGAG GGCTCTCCCTTTCTCTCAGTCTTTTAG CAGTTATTCAATCCGCCACTCCATAAGCATGCCGGCGATGAG gaactCGTCCACCTTCAAATCCTTTGAAGAACGCGTGGTGAATATAAAG cCCAGGGGATCTACAGACGGGGAAGAAAATGGCAGCCAGAATTTGCACTCTCCAGACAATAAATCACAAGATTCGGCCCCGTTCTAG
- the LOC142665702 gene encoding tumor protein D54-like isoform X4 produces MDPGGQDINLNSPNKGLLSDSMTDVPVGPAGTRMPADAAGGALPEGLTEAEAEELRSELFKVEEEILTLRQVLAAKERHSAELKRKLGQTPLNQLKLNLSKSLHDVQMSTAYKKTQETLSTAGQKTTAALSTMGTAISRKLGDMRALPFSQSFSSYSIRHSISMPAMRNSSTFKSFEERVVNIKPRGSTDGEENGSQNLHSPDNKSQDSAPF; encoded by the exons ATGGATCCAGGCGGGCAGG ACATCAACCTTAACTCTCCCAACAAAGGTTTGCTGTCAGACTCCATGACGGACGTCCCGGTGGGTCCAGCAGGAACACGGATGCCCGCTGACGCTGCAGGAGGAGCGCTGCCGGAGGGCCTGACCGAGGCCGAAGCGGAGGAACTGCGCAGTGAACTGTTTAAG GTAGAGGAGGAGATTCTTACCCTGCGTCAGGTTCTGGCCGCCAAGGAGCGTCATTCAGCAGAGCTAAAGAGAAAGCTGGGACAGACCCCTCTAAACCAACTCAAGCTCAACCTCTCGAAGAGTCTGCACGACGTCCAAATGTCCACTGC CTACAAGAAGACTCAAGAGACTCTCTCTACTGCCGGGCAGAAAACCACTGCCGCTCTGTCCACGATGGGCACCGCCATCTCCAGGAAACTGGGGGACATGAG GGCTCTCCCTTTCTCTCAGTCTTTTAG CAGTTATTCAATCCGCCACTCCATAAGCATGCCGGCGATGAG gaactCGTCCACCTTCAAATCCTTTGAAGAACGCGTGGTGAATATAAAG cCCAGGGGATCTACAGACGGGGAAGAAAATGGCAGCCAGAATTTGCACTCTCCAGACAATAAATCACAAGATTCGGCCCCGTTCTAG